Within the Taeniopygia guttata chromosome 15, bTaeGut7.mat, whole genome shotgun sequence genome, the region ATGGCCCGTGCAGTGGCAGGGAAGCACTCCTGGGACACGCAGAGAGAGGCAAGGTCTGCACTGTGGGTGAAGTCAGGGGTCTGAGCCATCCCTGGGGTGTCAGAACAGTGGGAGCTGGAGCAAGATGAGTGAgacagggaggggtggggatggtggtTGGGGTCTGGCTGTGCACAGTGGTCTCTGAAGGGCCAGAGGGTTCTCAGGGGCTGGAGGGAACGGAGTGTGGGTGGAAGGGAAGGATGGGATGGTTTGAGGGCTGGGAGTAGGATCCTCCCCGCAAGCAGCCCTGGTGCATTCCCTGTGCCCGGCACCGCGGAGCCAAGCCAGGAAaatcccagggagctgcgggagcctctggctgcccctggcaACTCTGTTGTGCTGCCAGCACCTCGGCTGTCCCCGTCCCAGCTCCCCCGCAGGCTCCTGGGCGAGGAGGAGGCACCGGCCGAGATGGACTCGGAGCTGGAGGAGCGGTTGCAAGAGGCTTTCCGGGACAAGCTGCGGCTGCTGTGAGTGACACCCCTCGGTCCGCCCCGTGACAGGTGACCAAAGGGTTGGCAACCAGACCAGCATGTCCTGCGTGCCCCGTGATCTCGGTTTGTGTTCCCATCTCCGGGTGCCGCGCCACTGGGTGGGTGTAGTGTCCCCAGCTGAGGCTCCCGGGGAGGAGAGGACACTGCAGCcatgggcagcagcaggcagggggaTTCCCCAGGTTCTAACAACAAAGCTGAGATTGTGGTGTGGcttgcccttccctggggagctccAAGTACGGGAGGCTGAAGTGGGAGGGGTGGGCGAGAACATGAATGCAGGCAGGGCTAAGCCTGTGTGGCTCCTGCCGAGCCCTGCCCGCACGGGGCAGCCGGGCCAGGCTCCCCGGGCTGAGCCCCGTGGGACGGTGGCAGATGCCCTGCCCAGGCTTTCCCTCCGCAGCCCGGCCGAGCTGCACGCAGCCCGTGGCAGGACGGCGGCACCGCGGGACCTCGCCGCGCTGCCGGCATCCACTCGTGTGCTCCTGAAGAggcgggaggcggcggaggTGGAGCGGCAGCTGCAGACCCAGCGGCAGGTGAGGGCGGCCCCAGCAGGTGTGCCGTGGGGACAAGGGGGCTGGcggggtgtccccagctcccCGCGGGCTGTGCGATGCTCTCGACACTCTGCAACCCCACAGGAGTTCCAGCAGCGGATGCAGCGCCTGGCGCAGCGCCGGCAGCAGCTGGCCcggaggcaggagcagcaccgcGGCGCCGTGCTCAGATTTGACTCCTTCCTCAAGGTGCGGGGCtgggggccgggccgggcgggccggagGGTGCCGCTGACccggtgacacggtgacacggCGCAGGCGGTGGcggcccggcgggagcgggcgCTGCGCCGGGCGGGCGAGGAgcgggcgcgggcggcggcggagcgAGCCGAGGCTGCCCGGCTGCACCGGGAGCTGGAGCGGCtgcggcggcaccgggagcgccTGGCCCGGCGCCTGCGGAGCCTCCGGCCCTTCGGGGACTATCTGCGGGACGTGCTGGCCA harbors:
- the CFAP73 gene encoding cilia- and flagella-associated protein 73 isoform X5 — encoded protein: MSCVPRDLGLCSHLRVPRHWVGVVSPAEAPGEERTLQPWAAAGRGIPQVLTTKLRLWCGLPFPGELQVREAEVGGVGENMNAGRAKPVWLLPSPARTGQPGQAPRAEPRGTVADALPRLSLRSPAELHAARGRTAAPRDLAALPASTRVLLKRREAAEVERQLQTQRQEFQQRMQRLAQRRQQLARRQEQHRGAVLRFDSFLKESRWTHIQNTAIQKTLLLGQIKLAVLNLFQQTTAQLRIPMDRAQEDTKAQLDMLLLCMRALADICATGPHPQHHRSVRLLQGQE
- the CFAP73 gene encoding cilia- and flagella-associated protein 73 isoform X4; the encoded protein is MDSELEERLQEAFRDKLRLLPAELHAARGRTAAPRDLAALPASTRVLLKRREAAEVERQLQTQRQEFQQRMQRLAQRRQQLARRQEQHRGAVLRFDSFLKAVAARRERALRRAGEERARAAAERAEAARLHRELERLRRHRERLARRLRSLRPFGDYLRDVLATMGQFQDVPAMLVHFGVLAGVRAALAREAEAGQEQLAQGRAQLQRYRQESSTQLLGTRNELARLQARLEAARRDGLQWESRWTHIQNTAIQKTLLLGQIKLAVLNLFQQTTAQLRIPMDRAQEDTKAQLDMLLLCMRALADICATGPHPQHHRSVRLLQGQE
- the CFAP73 gene encoding cilia- and flagella-associated protein 73 isoform X2; protein product: MSCVPRDLGLCSHLRVPRHWVGVVSPAEAPGEERTLQPWAAAGRGIPQVLTTKLRLWCGLPFPGELQVREAEVGGVGENMNAGRAKPVWLLPSPARTGQPGQAPRAEPRGTVADALPRLSLRSPAELHAARGRTAAPRDLAALPASTRVLLKRREAAEVERQLQTQRQEFQQRMQRLAQRRQQLARRQEQHRGAVLRFDSFLKFQDVPAMLVHFGVLAGVRAALAREAEAGQEQLAQGRAQLQRYRQESSTQLLGTRNELARLQARLEAARRDGLQWESRWTHIQNTAIQKTLLLGQIKLAVLNLFQQTTAQLRIPMDRAQEDTKAQLDMLLLCMRALADICATGPHPQHHRSVRLLQGQE
- the CFAP73 gene encoding cilia- and flagella-associated protein 73 isoform X1 yields the protein MSCVPRDLGLCSHLRVPRHWVGVVSPAEAPGEERTLQPWAAAGRGIPQVLTTKLRLWCGLPFPGELQVREAEVGGVGENMNAGRAKPVWLLPSPARTGQPGQAPRAEPRGTVADALPRLSLRSPAELHAARGRTAAPRDLAALPASTRVLLKRREAAEVERQLQTQRQEFQQRMQRLAQRRQQLARRQEQHRGAVLRFDSFLKAVAARRERALRRAGEERARAAAERAEAARLHRELERLRRHRERLARRLRSLRPFGDYLRDVLATMGQFQDVPAMLVHFGVLAGVRAALAREAEAGQEQLAQGRAQLQRYRQESSTQLLGTRNELARLQARLEAARRDGLQWESRWTHIQNTAIQKTLLLGQIKLAVLNLFQQTTAQLRIPMDRAQEDTKAQLDMLLLCMRALADICATGPHPQHHRSVRLLQGQE
- the CFAP73 gene encoding cilia- and flagella-associated protein 73 isoform X3; this translates as MSCVPRDLGLCSHLRVPRHWVGVVSPAEAPGEERTLQPWAAAGRGIPQVLTTKLRLWCGLPFPGELQVREAEVGGVGENMNAGRAKPVWLLPSPARTGQPGQAPRAEPRGTVADALPRLSLRSPAELHAARGRTAAPRDLAALPASTRVLLKRREAAEVERQLQTQRQEFQQRMQRLAQRRQQLARRQEQHRGAVLRFDSFLKAVAARRERALRRAGEERARAAAERAEAARLHRELERLRRHRERLARRLRSLRPFGDYLRDVLATMGQESRWTHIQNTAIQKTLLLGQIKLAVLNLFQQTTAQLRIPMDRAQEDTKAQLDMLLLCMRALADICATGPHPQHHRSVRLLQGQE